The proteins below come from a single Candidatus Binataceae bacterium genomic window:
- a CDS encoding TonB-dependent receptor, translated as MCSTAPPFIAQFVAKTSRQALPWSSNLNCDAAPPWATGFRPASPAFAQPRSFAHAAIGILFGLLYLAVPHICLAKVQKITGRVTDALDHPVSQATVRLLDSQGQIAAHTKTDAAGRFVLTPAKPGIYDLKTEKSGYKTATKVVALPPRSGQPLTITLATSTALTVPVHANVIRAPNGVSATGANRYTVTAKDIANLPRGENTTITDVLVQMPGVAIDQNQQIHIRNTEGPQFQYQINGVMVPLDINTNPPFISMINPMFVEQLSLLDGILPSRYSYATGGVVNIQTKDGCEQPGGSASIYGGQRDTVQPSFQYGGCAGNFSYYVSGLYSQSNTAFSSATPQPDAIHDYSNQGQGFGFFTYNLSPTTRLSLLTSVAASDNQLPNQANLPPQFPLVGVNYYPSAAINSYLNFRDYLGIVSLSSAPTTDLSYQVAYSAHYISQSFEPDNVGELIYQGVSSTAFHSDLDNTLQGDLTYKYGDHTFGLGGYLGEYGVEADDNSLVFPVDSAGDPTSDVPVRVINNANKINLLSGIYVQDTWQPSEKFHVNVGVRWDRLSGFTYNNQIDPTINLVYLPWKNTTLHGGFARYMQVPSFQGISPGAPAAFAGTTGEAGTGVVTPETEDDYEWDAGVVHTPIENLTLSEDAFYEYNKHYLDTGQFGSVPIFAPFNYNKGYIWGTETALTYRRRNLSVYASTTIGRNVQKGVATGQFNFDPDELAYINRHYIVLDHQPEYGASGGITYSPKPYSFSASVIYSSGLRGGFADLDSLPHVVQVDLSGQRSFKVPYIGEITDRITLLNILDRTNLIRPAEGIGIFQAAYAPRITVYDTLTVPLPALSH; from the coding sequence ATGTGTTCGACAGCTCCTCCTTTTATCGCTCAATTCGTCGCTAAAACGTCGCGCCAAGCTTTACCCTGGTCATCGAATTTGAATTGCGACGCAGCTCCTCCTTGGGCCACCGGATTCCGGCCCGCTTCTCCTGCTTTTGCTCAGCCTCGAAGCTTCGCTCACGCGGCGATTGGCATCCTTTTCGGGCTTTTGTATCTCGCAGTGCCGCATATCTGTCTTGCGAAGGTTCAAAAAATCACTGGCAGAGTTACAGATGCTCTCGATCATCCGGTCTCGCAGGCAACCGTCCGGTTGCTCGACTCGCAGGGACAAATCGCGGCGCATACTAAAACCGACGCGGCTGGACGCTTCGTGCTCACGCCAGCCAAGCCAGGAATCTACGACCTGAAGACCGAAAAGAGCGGGTACAAGACCGCGACAAAGGTTGTGGCGCTTCCGCCTCGTTCAGGGCAGCCGCTGACGATCACGCTCGCGACCTCAACGGCCCTCACCGTGCCGGTGCATGCCAACGTTATTCGCGCGCCGAACGGAGTCTCGGCCACGGGCGCCAACCGCTACACCGTGACGGCAAAAGATATTGCGAACCTGCCGCGCGGTGAGAATACGACTATCACCGACGTACTCGTTCAGATGCCGGGCGTTGCAATCGATCAGAATCAGCAGATTCACATCCGTAACACCGAAGGTCCGCAATTTCAGTATCAGATCAACGGCGTGATGGTGCCGCTGGATATCAACACCAATCCTCCGTTCATCTCGATGATCAATCCGATGTTCGTCGAGCAATTGAGCCTGCTCGACGGTATCCTGCCCTCGCGCTACAGCTACGCGACCGGCGGCGTCGTCAATATCCAGACCAAGGATGGATGCGAGCAGCCGGGCGGCAGCGCGAGCATCTACGGCGGCCAGCGCGACACGGTGCAACCCAGCTTCCAGTACGGCGGATGCGCCGGGAATTTCAGTTACTATGTGAGCGGACTTTACAGCCAGAGCAATACTGCGTTTAGCTCCGCGACGCCGCAGCCCGATGCGATCCACGACTATTCAAACCAGGGCCAGGGTTTCGGATTCTTCACGTATAATCTGAGCCCCACGACTCGCTTGAGTCTGCTTACCTCGGTCGCGGCGAGCGACAACCAACTGCCCAATCAGGCGAATCTGCCGCCGCAGTTCCCGCTCGTGGGTGTGAATTACTATCCTTCGGCCGCAATCAATTCGTACCTCAACTTTCGCGATTACCTTGGAATCGTGTCGCTCAGCTCCGCGCCCACGACCGATCTGTCGTATCAGGTTGCATACTCAGCGCACTACATATCGCAGAGCTTCGAGCCTGATAATGTGGGCGAGTTGATTTACCAGGGAGTGTCGTCAACGGCGTTTCACAGCGATCTCGACAACACGCTCCAGGGCGATCTGACCTACAAATACGGCGATCATACTTTCGGGCTGGGCGGTTACCTGGGCGAGTATGGCGTCGAAGCCGACGATAACTCGCTGGTCTTCCCGGTTGATTCGGCGGGCGATCCCACCAGCGATGTCCCGGTGCGCGTAATCAACAACGCGAACAAGATAAATCTCCTGTCCGGCATTTACGTTCAAGACACGTGGCAGCCCAGCGAAAAATTCCACGTCAACGTCGGCGTTCGATGGGATCGGCTAAGCGGGTTTACCTACAACAACCAGATCGATCCGACGATCAACCTCGTTTACCTGCCGTGGAAGAATACTACTTTGCACGGTGGTTTTGCCCGCTACATGCAAGTGCCGAGCTTTCAAGGAATCTCACCCGGTGCGCCGGCGGCCTTTGCCGGAACCACGGGCGAGGCGGGCACCGGAGTCGTCACGCCCGAGACGGAAGACGACTACGAGTGGGACGCCGGCGTAGTGCATACTCCGATCGAGAATCTCACTCTGTCCGAAGATGCATTCTACGAATACAACAAGCATTACCTGGATACCGGGCAGTTCGGAAGCGTGCCGATTTTTGCGCCGTTTAATTACAACAAGGGCTACATCTGGGGTACTGAGACGGCGCTTACCTATCGCAGACGAAATCTGTCGGTCTACGCCAGTACCACGATCGGGCGGAACGTGCAGAAAGGAGTCGCCACGGGCCAGTTCAATTTCGACCCCGATGAGCTCGCTTATATAAATCGCCATTACATAGTGCTCGACCATCAGCCGGAGTACGGCGCCTCGGGCGGTATTACCTATTCGCCGAAGCCATACTCATTCAGCGCGAGCGTAATCTACAGCAGCGGACTGCGCGGCGGTTTCGCCGACCTCGATTCACTACCTCATGTCGTGCAGGTCGATCTGAGCGGTCAACGCAGTTTCAAAGTGCCATACATCGGCGAGATAACCGATCGAATCACTCTGCTGAACATATTGGATAGAACGAACCTGATTCGGCCCGCCGAAGGAATCGGGATTTTCCAGGCCGCCTACGCGCCGAGAATCACGGTCTACGACACATTGACTGTTCCGCTCCCGGCCCTGAGTCACTAG
- the rny gene encoding ribonuclease Y produces MHLILGLILGLIIGGVVSWIVGSNQRQKDAVNLEATRAQAEDITKEAQSKRELIVKEAEVKAKDLLVSARADAEREMRERRTELSALEQKLESREETIDKRLEAFERREADLNRRDQSVRTREKNIGEKEAERDALIEEARNRLEQVAGLTREEAKRSLIDEMLGAARTEAAKHIRVVEEEAREEADRRAKRIVSIAIERLAGEFVTERTVAVIALPNDEMKGRIIGREGRNIRAIEAATGVDIIIDDTPEAVVISCHNPIRREIARVGLERLISDGRIHPGRIEEVIRKAEQEVEESIREAGQRAIIECGVHGVHPELVKLLGMLKYRYSYAQNVLMHSIEAAFICGAMAAELGLNEKQARRAALLHDIGKALTHEVEGSHALIGGEIARKYGESAKIVNAIAAHHEEVKAETILAPLVDAADALSGARPGARREVLESYVKRLEDLEAIAKSFKGVEKCFAVQAGREMRIIVEPNQVTDEDTTMLARDVARKIETDMTYPGQIRVTVIRETRATELAK; encoded by the coding sequence GTGCATCTAATTCTCGGACTGATCCTGGGATTGATAATTGGTGGCGTGGTCTCGTGGATTGTAGGGTCAAACCAACGGCAGAAGGACGCCGTTAACCTGGAGGCTACGCGAGCTCAAGCTGAGGACATAACCAAGGAGGCACAAAGCAAGAGGGAACTTATCGTCAAAGAGGCCGAGGTCAAGGCCAAGGATCTGCTGGTCAGCGCCCGCGCCGACGCCGAGCGCGAGATGCGCGAGCGCCGCACCGAACTCTCCGCGCTCGAGCAGAAACTCGAAAGCCGCGAAGAGACTATCGACAAACGGCTCGAGGCATTCGAGCGCCGCGAGGCTGATCTCAACCGCCGCGACCAGAGCGTTCGCACGCGCGAGAAAAATATCGGCGAAAAGGAAGCCGAACGAGACGCCCTTATCGAGGAAGCACGCAATCGCCTCGAACAGGTGGCCGGACTGACTCGCGAGGAAGCCAAGCGCTCGCTCATCGACGAAATGCTCGGCGCCGCGCGCACCGAGGCTGCCAAGCATATTCGCGTTGTCGAAGAAGAAGCGCGCGAGGAGGCGGATCGCCGCGCCAAGCGAATCGTCTCGATTGCCATCGAGCGGCTCGCCGGTGAATTCGTCACCGAGCGCACCGTCGCCGTGATCGCTCTCCCCAACGATGAAATGAAGGGCCGCATCATCGGTCGCGAAGGCCGCAATATCCGCGCGATCGAAGCCGCAACTGGCGTCGACATCATAATCGACGACACGCCCGAGGCGGTCGTTATCTCATGTCACAATCCGATTCGCCGCGAGATCGCGCGGGTCGGCCTCGAACGCCTCATCTCCGACGGCCGAATTCATCCGGGTCGTATCGAAGAAGTAATCCGCAAGGCCGAGCAGGAAGTCGAGGAATCGATTCGCGAAGCGGGCCAGCGCGCCATCATCGAATGCGGCGTGCACGGCGTGCATCCGGAACTCGTTAAACTGCTCGGGATGCTCAAGTATCGGTATTCGTACGCGCAGAATGTGCTGATGCACTCGATCGAAGCGGCGTTTATCTGCGGTGCGATGGCGGCCGAGCTCGGGCTCAACGAAAAGCAGGCTCGCCGCGCGGCGCTTCTGCACGATATCGGCAAAGCGCTGACGCACGAGGTCGAAGGATCGCATGCGTTGATTGGCGGCGAAATCGCGCGCAAGTACGGCGAGTCGGCGAAGATCGTCAACGCCATCGCGGCGCATCACGAGGAAGTTAAGGCCGAGACGATTCTCGCGCCGCTCGTCGATGCTGCTGATGCGCTCTCGGGCGCGCGACCGGGTGCGCGGCGCGAAGTGCTCGAAAGCTACGTGAAGCGGCTCGAAGACCTCGAAGCGATCGCCAAGTCGTTCAAGGGCGTCGAGAAATGCTTCGCCGTGCAGGCCGGCCGCGAAATGCGCATCATAGTTGAACCCAACCAGGTAACCGACGAAGACACGACGATGCTCGCGCGCGACGTGGCGCGAAAGATCGAAACCGATATGACCTATCCGGGTCAAATTCGCGTAACGGTCATCCGTGAAACGCGCGCAACAGAGCTTGCGAAGTAG
- a CDS encoding 5-formyltetrahydrofolate cyclo-ligase: MAVEKKYFRAVMAASRSALDQAWTRAHSEQIQHHILSSPLYRGCRSIMIYAAAGGEVSTDLIFEAVLASRRAVFFPRIEKASNTISAVEVRSSSELRVGAFGILEPDPSLSAVDSSRLGDVLVCVPGLAFGREGHRLGRGGGHYDRFLANLGREAISVGLAYSFQLLDRVPHEEHDRRLNFIATESALLRSGDTPLLDGDALTEEVHPGASNSRTDPGIDNWWRGLVDCRVKPTAEGRR, encoded by the coding sequence GTGGCGGTTGAAAAAAAATACTTCCGCGCCGTCATGGCGGCCTCGCGCTCGGCGCTCGATCAAGCGTGGACGCGCGCGCACTCCGAACAAATCCAGCATCACATTCTTAGTTCGCCGCTCTATCGCGGATGCCGCTCGATTATGATCTACGCGGCGGCCGGTGGCGAAGTTTCGACCGATCTGATCTTCGAGGCCGTGCTTGCATCGCGGCGCGCGGTGTTTTTTCCGCGAATCGAAAAAGCGTCGAACACGATTTCGGCGGTCGAGGTGCGCTCATCGAGCGAGCTTCGTGTCGGCGCGTTCGGAATTTTGGAACCTGATCCGAGTCTGTCAGCCGTCGATTCGTCGCGGCTCGGCGATGTTCTCGTATGCGTGCCCGGCCTGGCTTTCGGTCGCGAGGGCCACAGGCTGGGCCGGGGCGGGGGCCATTATGACCGTTTTCTGGCCAATCTCGGCCGTGAAGCGATCAGTGTGGGTCTTGCCTATTCATTCCAGCTGCTCGACCGCGTTCCCCATGAGGAACACGATCGGCGGCTCAACTTTATCGCGACTGAGTCAGCGCTACTCCGCTCCGGCGACACGCCACTGCTGGACGGCGACGCTCTGACCGAGGAGGTACACCCGGGTGCATCTAATTCTCGGACTGATCCTGGGATTGATAATTGGTGGCGTGGTCTCGTGGATTGTAGGGTCAAACCAACGGCAGAAGGACGCCGTTAA
- a CDS encoding cell division protein ZapA produces MKGVNVQIMGQSLIVASDADDEWVKALAETVDERIKGIRAGSRTVNSVNVAILAALNFADELERLRREHQELVSRLTAMNERLSAAIDGEV; encoded by the coding sequence ATGAAAGGCGTCAACGTCCAGATCATGGGACAGAGCCTCATCGTCGCCAGCGATGCTGACGATGAGTGGGTAAAAGCCCTGGCCGAGACCGTTGACGAACGGATCAAGGGTATTCGCGCCGGGTCGCGGACCGTGAATTCGGTCAACGTCGCGATCCTGGCCGCGTTAAATTTTGCCGATGAGCTGGAACGGCTCAGGCGCGAGCATCAGGAGCTCGTGTCCCGGCTCACGGCTATGAATGAGCGCCTGTCCGCGGCGATCGACGGTGAAGTTTGA
- a CDS encoding cell division protein ZapB, whose amino-acid sequence MALDVLKQLDDRIQASVTRIQQLRKENEQLAQKLAESEKRYADAAAQIKQLTLEHQQHEGERNDIRTRIEKILARFDGIDLG is encoded by the coding sequence ATGGCACTGGATGTCCTCAAACAACTTGACGATAGAATTCAGGCTTCGGTCACACGAATTCAGCAATTGCGCAAAGAAAACGAACAACTCGCGCAAAAGCTGGCCGAAAGTGAAAAGCGCTACGCGGATGCTGCCGCGCAAATCAAGCAGCTCACCCTCGAGCATCAGCAGCATGAGGGCGAGCGCAATGACATCCGCACCCGGATCGAGAAGATTCTCGCCCGGTTTGACGGTATAGATCTAGGGTAG
- the ftsY gene encoding signal recognition particle-docking protein FtsY translates to MQASDIALIVVIAAVVGSALVFAGVLIQWSLRKAKRTVDVVEFPTLEEKHPAVEELPPQQVEPPPAEPARAAPPEIEAVEESAPVAPEAQPEPPAPEPPAVVAAPKVEPAKQPARIGLGLRKTRENFLKRLRAAITGSAKIDEIYEGLEEALIAADVGVDASMKIAGAVREKLKNDGREETIRDALKDQIAGILATAQRPAASSGDAPLVIMMVGVNGVGKTTSVAKLAAKLKAERGSVIVAAADTFRAAAIEQLQVWCDRIGVEMIKQAQGSDPAAVAFDAVKAAVARKAGAVLIDTAGRLQTKVNLMEELKKIARVVARELPGAPHETWLVLDANTGQNALSQAKTFGDSVPLTGVVLAKLDSTAKGGVVIAIADRLKVPVRYVGLGEGLEDLREFDEREFVEALFATDEGEGSASGSYAA, encoded by the coding sequence GTGCAAGCCTCCGATATTGCGCTGATTGTTGTAATCGCGGCCGTCGTCGGCAGCGCACTCGTTTTCGCCGGAGTCCTCATCCAATGGAGTCTCAGGAAGGCGAAGCGCACGGTCGATGTGGTCGAGTTTCCGACGCTCGAAGAAAAGCATCCCGCGGTCGAGGAGCTCCCGCCACAGCAGGTCGAGCCTCCGCCGGCGGAACCCGCGCGCGCCGCGCCGCCCGAGATCGAAGCGGTCGAAGAATCTGCGCCTGTTGCGCCCGAGGCTCAACCCGAGCCGCCTGCGCCCGAACCTCCTGCGGTCGTAGCAGCTCCGAAGGTCGAGCCCGCGAAGCAGCCGGCGCGAATCGGACTCGGGCTACGCAAGACTCGCGAGAATTTTCTGAAGCGTCTGCGCGCCGCGATCACGGGCAGCGCCAAGATCGATGAAATTTATGAAGGCCTCGAGGAGGCGCTGATCGCCGCCGACGTCGGCGTCGACGCGAGCATGAAGATCGCGGGCGCCGTGCGCGAGAAGCTCAAGAACGACGGCCGCGAAGAGACGATTCGCGATGCCTTGAAAGATCAGATCGCCGGGATTCTCGCGACGGCGCAGCGGCCCGCGGCGAGCTCGGGCGATGCGCCGCTTGTCATCATGATGGTTGGTGTGAATGGCGTCGGCAAAACGACCAGCGTCGCCAAGCTCGCAGCCAAGCTCAAGGCCGAGCGTGGCAGCGTGATCGTTGCGGCGGCGGATACGTTCCGTGCCGCCGCGATCGAGCAGCTCCAAGTCTGGTGCGATCGAATCGGCGTGGAGATGATCAAGCAGGCGCAGGGCTCCGATCCTGCCGCGGTCGCCTTCGATGCGGTCAAGGCGGCCGTCGCGCGCAAAGCGGGTGCGGTGTTGATCGATACGGCGGGCCGGCTCCAGACCAAGGTGAATCTCATGGAGGAGTTGAAGAAGATCGCGCGCGTTGTTGCGCGCGAGCTGCCCGGCGCTCCGCATGAGACCTGGCTCGTGCTCGACGCTAACACCGGCCAAAACGCCCTGAGTCAGGCTAAAACGTTCGGCGATTCCGTCCCGCTGACCGGTGTCGTGCTGGCAAAGCTCGACAGCACGGCCAAGGGCGGCGTAGTAATCGCGATTGCGGATCGGCTCAAGGTGCCGGTCAGATATGTGGGTTTGGGTGAAGGCCTCGAAGATTTGCGCGAGTTTGATGAGCGCGAATTCGTGGAGGCTTTGTTTGCGACGGACGAAGGCGAGGGGTCTGCCAGCGGTTCTTATGCCGCTTGA
- a CDS encoding SDR family NAD(P)-dependent oxidoreductase, with protein MGKLDGKVAIVTGASRGIGKEIAALFAAEGARVICSARTLHEGEHKLLEGSLETTVAGIRNAGGEATAVTCDVSSEADCEKLVNETKKIYGPCDVLVNNAALTYFIPLKDFEPKRWMRSFSVNLHGPFMMSRLVLQDMIARKKGSIVNISSGAAIGPGRGPYGKEKFLPGSVCYGAEKAALERMTQGLAEEVYEYGISVTCLSPSLVVATPGTVHHHLVTGADDPTGEPIEYMAKATLLLATEPLDKVTGWVTYSQTVMLKYGLIDKGVGIGFDRDGSGYSKI; from the coding sequence ATGGGCAAGCTCGATGGAAAAGTCGCAATCGTAACCGGCGCCAGCCGCGGGATCGGCAAGGAGATCGCGGCCCTGTTTGCGGCCGAAGGCGCGCGCGTCATATGCAGCGCGCGCACGCTTCATGAAGGCGAGCACAAGCTGCTCGAGGGCTCGCTCGAAACCACGGTCGCGGGAATCAGGAACGCGGGCGGCGAAGCAACCGCAGTGACTTGCGACGTATCGTCGGAGGCCGATTGCGAAAAGCTCGTCAACGAAACCAAGAAAATCTACGGGCCATGCGACGTGCTCGTGAACAACGCGGCGCTCACCTATTTCATCCCGCTGAAGGACTTCGAGCCGAAACGCTGGATGCGCTCATTTTCAGTCAACCTGCACGGGCCGTTCATGATGAGCCGCCTGGTGCTCCAGGACATGATCGCGCGCAAAAAGGGCTCAATCGTGAACATCTCGTCGGGCGCGGCGATCGGCCCCGGCCGTGGACCATACGGCAAAGAAAAGTTCCTGCCCGGCTCGGTATGCTACGGCGCGGAAAAAGCGGCGCTCGAGCGGATGACGCAGGGACTCGCCGAGGAAGTTTACGAATACGGAATCTCGGTGACCTGCCTCTCGCCGTCGCTGGTCGTCGCGACGCCCGGCACCGTGCATCATCACCTCGTGACAGGCGCCGATGATCCCACCGGCGAGCCGATCGAGTACATGGCCAAGGCGACGCTGCTGCTTGCGACCGAGCCGCTCGACAAAGTCACCGGATGGGTGACTTACAGTCAAACCGTGATGCTGAAGTACGGGCTAATCGACAAGGGCGTTGGCATCGGATTCGATCGCGACGGCAGCGGCTACAGCAAAATCTGA
- a CDS encoding 5'-3' exonuclease H3TH domain-containing protein has product MASDSIATAAATAKSEAQVARLHLIDGTYELYRAHFAPRPQHIAPSGRDAKATVGVVESILSLLRDRDEAVTHIAIAFDNPIRSFRNDLFAYYKSDDGVPPELRSQFDAVEDAMRALGIAVWSMREYEADDGLASGARKFRDEVEQVRIMSPDKDLGQCIVGERVVQVDRRQRKVTNEAEFRARRGFGPHSMADYLGLAGDSADGFPGLPGFGEKSAGTLIGAYEHIESIPARAADWRVSLRGADKLAATLNERREEAILFRKLATLVDNVPIDQSLEDLRYRGPQRDRFEAWCAELGADRLKSAPMLWQ; this is encoded by the coding sequence TTGGCATCGGATTCGATCGCGACGGCAGCGGCTACAGCAAAATCTGAAGCGCAGGTGGCGCGGCTTCATCTAATCGACGGGACGTACGAACTTTATCGCGCGCACTTCGCGCCGCGCCCGCAGCACATCGCACCGTCGGGCCGCGACGCGAAGGCCACGGTCGGCGTGGTCGAGTCGATTCTCTCGCTGCTGCGCGATCGAGATGAAGCGGTGACGCATATCGCGATCGCATTCGACAATCCGATTCGATCTTTTCGCAACGATCTCTTCGCCTACTACAAGAGCGACGATGGCGTTCCACCCGAGCTGCGCTCGCAGTTCGACGCCGTCGAAGATGCGATGCGCGCACTCGGCATCGCGGTCTGGTCGATGCGCGAGTACGAGGCCGACGACGGGCTTGCGAGCGGCGCGCGCAAATTTCGCGATGAGGTCGAGCAGGTGCGAATCATGTCGCCCGACAAGGACCTCGGCCAGTGCATCGTGGGCGAGCGCGTCGTCCAGGTCGATCGTCGTCAACGGAAAGTCACCAACGAGGCAGAGTTCCGAGCGCGGCGCGGCTTCGGTCCGCACAGCATGGCCGACTACCTGGGCCTCGCCGGCGACAGTGCCGACGGCTTTCCGGGTCTGCCAGGCTTCGGCGAAAAGAGCGCGGGGACTTTAATCGGTGCGTACGAGCATATCGAGTCGATTCCGGCCCGCGCCGCGGATTGGAGAGTCTCCCTGCGCGGCGCCGACAAGCTCGCCGCAACTCTCAACGAGCGCCGCGAAGAAGCGATCCTGTTCCGCAAGCTCGCGACCCTCGTCGATAACGTGCCAATCGACCAAAGCCTCGAAGACCTGCGCTATCGCGGCCCGCAGCGCGATCGTTTCGAAGCGTGGTGCGCTGAGCTCGGCGCCGACCGTCTCAAGTCGGCACCGATGCTTTGGCAATAG
- a CDS encoding NADH-quinone oxidoreductase subunit N, protein MTPINFASLNMIWLPVLPLAVVALAAMAVLLIGVRVDDEESEGLGFLTLAALVIAFVLALGIIGQSGIAFAGAIAIDGFAAFFELSILIAAALTVLMSLDYAGQYRLPGAEYYSLLLFSVLGMMLMATANDLIVIFIGLETMSISVYVLAGMLRRDPRSNEASIKYFLLGAFSTGFLLYGIALVYAATGTIKLIAIHAALTSDMAGNPLLLLGLGLMLIGFGFKVAAAPFHMWTPDVYEGAPTPITAFMAVGVKIAAFAGFVRVFMVQLAPVSEHWTIVLWGLAALTMTVGNVLAIVQTNIKRMLAYSAIAHAGYILVAMTAGGTDAGGAILYYLLGYAFTNLGIFAIVVALERGGSANDEIADYRGLASRHPMMAAAMALFMLSLTGVPPLVGFVGKFYLFSAAVHRGFVGLAVIGMLTSAASAYYYLSVIVAMYMQEGGAVEERPARPGIVAAIAIAAIATVLIGVYPQPYMNAAENAFASALSPDESHATAMMP, encoded by the coding sequence ATGACGCCGATTAACTTTGCCTCGTTGAACATGATCTGGCTGCCGGTGCTGCCGCTCGCGGTTGTCGCACTCGCTGCGATGGCAGTGCTGCTAATTGGCGTGCGAGTCGATGACGAAGAGAGCGAGGGTCTGGGTTTCCTGACGCTCGCCGCATTGGTGATCGCGTTCGTGCTCGCGCTCGGCATCATCGGGCAATCCGGCATCGCATTCGCGGGCGCGATCGCGATCGACGGCTTCGCCGCCTTCTTCGAGCTTTCGATCCTGATCGCGGCCGCGCTCACGGTCCTGATGTCGCTCGATTACGCGGGACAATATCGTCTGCCGGGAGCGGAATACTACTCGCTGCTGCTGTTCTCGGTCCTCGGCATGATGCTGATGGCGACCGCGAACGACCTCATCGTTATCTTCATCGGTCTCGAGACCATGTCGATTTCGGTTTACGTGCTGGCGGGAATGCTGCGCCGCGATCCGCGCTCCAACGAAGCTTCGATCAAGTATTTTCTGCTGGGCGCATTCTCGACCGGCTTCCTGCTCTACGGTATCGCGCTGGTCTACGCCGCGACCGGCACGATTAAGCTAATCGCGATTCATGCCGCGCTGACCAGCGACATGGCCGGCAATCCGCTGCTGCTGCTCGGGCTCGGCCTGATGCTGATCGGCTTCGGCTTCAAGGTCGCAGCCGCGCCTTTCCACATGTGGACGCCCGATGTTTACGAAGGTGCGCCGACGCCGATCACGGCGTTCATGGCGGTGGGCGTGAAGATCGCGGCGTTTGCGGGATTCGTGCGCGTCTTCATGGTGCAGCTTGCGCCCGTCAGCGAGCACTGGACGATTGTGCTGTGGGGACTCGCCGCACTCACGATGACGGTCGGCAACGTGCTCGCGATCGTGCAGACCAACATCAAGCGGATGCTGGCGTATTCGGCGATCGCGCACGCCGGGTACATCCTGGTGGCGATGACGGCTGGCGGCACCGATGCGGGCGGCGCGATCCTCTACTACCTGCTCGGCTATGCGTTCACCAATCTCGGTATCTTCGCGATCGTCGTCGCTCTGGAACGGGGTGGCTCGGCGAACGACGAGATCGCCGACTATCGCGGCCTCGCCTCGCGCCATCCGATGATGGCGGCGGCGATGGCGCTCTTCATGCTCTCGCTCACCGGCGTTCCGCCGCTGGTTGGCTTCGTCGGCAAGTTCTACCTCTTCAGCGCTGCCGTGCATCGCGGCTTCGTCGGCCTGGCCGTAATCGGGATGCTGACCAGCGCGGCGTCAGCCTACTACTATCTGTCGGTTATCGTTGCGATGTACATGCAGGAAGGCGGCGCGGTCGAAGAACGCCCCGCGCGCCCGGGCATCGTAGCCGCAATCGCAATCGCCGCAATCGCGACAGTCCTGATCGGCGTCTATCCGCAACCGTACATGAACGCCGCCGAAAACGCGTTCGCCTCCGCCCTCTCCCCCGACGAATCCCACGCCACCGCAATGATGCCGTAG